In Bacillus pumilus, the sequence CAATCCATCTAATTTGATATAGTCGTCTGACAGAAGCAGTCTTTTCAGTAAATAAGCCACGCGGTCCTCAGGCTGAATCGGAATCACCTGTTCCTTTTTCTCATTTCTTTCTCTCATCGACTTTTTCAAAAATGTACGAAATGCCCCATAATCCTCGACGTTCAATATATACCCTGCCCCGCGTTTCATCTGAAGTACTGCTCCATGTTCTTCTAATATTAATTTAAGCGCTTTCATATCTGTTCAGATTGTTCTTGATGTGACCCCAATCACGCGGGCCATTTCTTCACTTGTCAGTTC encodes:
- a CDS encoding HTH domain-containing protein, giving the protein MLSLRQEELLKRLMQTEQELTSEEMARVIGVTSRTI